One part of the Aurantibacillus circumpalustris genome encodes these proteins:
- the der gene encoding ribosome biogenesis GTPase Der, whose amino-acid sequence MSNVVAIVGRPNVGKSTLFNRLTETRQAIVDEVAGVTRDRHYGKAEWQGVEFSVIDTGGYIKGSDDIFEGEIRKQVQIAIDESTALIFTVDVIEGVTQFDTEVAKIIRKSKKPCIIVANKVDSHEKAAYSAEFYQFGLGTVYPISAISGSGTGDMLDALVELLPKEEGGLEEIEIPRIAIVGRPNVGKSSLTNALLGEERNIVTAVAGTTRDTINTRYSKFGHDFWLIDTAGIRRKAKVHEDLEFYSVMRSINAIERSDVCLLMIDAEQGIEAQDLSILSLIEKNRKGVAIIVNKWDLVEKDTKTAKEYEEKIRERIKPFKDIPILFISVQDKQRIMKAVEVAMKVYENKTRHIPTRQLNDYLLPLIESTPPQAVKGKYVKIKYITQLKTEALFMFYCNLPQYVTEAYKRFLENKIREAYDFSGVPLVVSMRKKN is encoded by the coding sequence ATGTCAAATGTAGTTGCAATAGTAGGAAGACCCAATGTGGGTAAATCAACACTTTTTAATCGTTTAACAGAAACGCGTCAGGCGATTGTTGATGAAGTAGCGGGAGTTACACGCGACCGTCACTATGGGAAAGCAGAATGGCAGGGTGTTGAATTTAGTGTGATTGACACAGGCGGCTACATTAAGGGAAGTGATGATATTTTTGAAGGCGAAATTCGCAAACAAGTTCAAATTGCTATTGATGAAAGTACAGCGCTTATTTTTACTGTAGATGTTATTGAAGGTGTTACACAATTTGATACAGAAGTAGCTAAAATTATACGTAAAAGTAAAAAGCCTTGTATTATAGTGGCAAATAAAGTAGATAGCCATGAAAAAGCAGCTTATTCTGCTGAGTTTTATCAATTTGGACTTGGAACAGTTTATCCTATTTCAGCCATTAGTGGCAGTGGCACAGGAGATATGTTGGATGCACTTGTAGAACTTCTGCCAAAAGAAGAAGGAGGGTTGGAAGAAATTGAAATTCCACGTATTGCAATTGTTGGCCGACCAAATGTTGGAAAATCATCTTTAACTAATGCCTTATTAGGTGAAGAAAGAAATATTGTAACAGCAGTTGCTGGAACAACCAGAGATACCATTAATACCCGTTATTCAAAATTCGGACACGATTTCTGGCTCATTGATACAGCGGGAATCCGTAGAAAAGCAAAAGTTCATGAAGATCTTGAGTTTTACAGTGTGATGCGAAGTATTAATGCCATCGAAAGAAGCGATGTTTGTTTGTTAATGATTGATGCGGAACAAGGAATTGAAGCGCAAGATTTAAGCATTCTTAGTTTGATTGAAAAAAATAGAAAAGGAGTTGCGATCATTGTAAATAAATGGGATTTGGTTGAAAAAGATACCAAGACTGCAAAAGAGTATGAAGAAAAAATTCGCGAGCGTATAAAACCGTTTAAAGACATTCCGATTTTATTTATCTCTGTTCAAGACAAACAAAGAATTATGAAAGCCGTTGAAGTAGCCATGAAGGTATACGAGAATAAAACACGCCACATCCCTACCCGACAATTGAACGATTACTTATTACCGCTCATTGAAAGTACTCCGCCGCAAGCGGTTAAAGGCAAGTATGTAAAAATTAAATACATTACACAATTAAAAACAGAAGCTTTATTTATGTTTTATTGCAATTTACCGCAGTATGTTACTGAAGCTTATAAACGCTTTCTTGAAAATAAAATCCGTGAAGCCTATGATTTCAGCGGTGTGCCACTTGTAGTGAGTATGAGAAAGAAAAACTAA
- a CDS encoding carboxypeptidase regulatory-like domain-containing protein, with amino-acid sequence MKKIVLLSLFLSLSFLTYSQKEKKGNVFSNTADEAKLFSAKQKMLSGDYLSALNTFREVEKNNQTDASVKYYVGVCYFNLGKIDNAKNSFIKAIEINVDVKPETHFYLGRTYQIEDEVDSAIIEFKLFKTLPLNDKELLEDAATYLSQSENAKLLMAHPVPVVITNLGEEINSKYDDKNPCITADGNRIVFTTRRPETTNDPTDVEGDGKYFENIYTTTLDSTGNFTKAVSIGNTINTKAHDAVTSISPDGKQIFIYFNDMNSPAKRGGSVFVSKVLNDKWKAPVSLGKPINSSYWEGGACISADGKRYFFSSERKGSYGGSDIWMVHKKNKSEWGEPVNLGPEINTVYDEAGMFLAPDGKTLFFCSNGPKSMGGYDVLKTVFENGKWSSPVNVGYPINSSGKEGQLTISADAKFAYVSSNRKGGFGENDIYKIDLKDYAILEPDGKKKTSNGLSILKGTIREGNEGYGIQDVEVIVKDEQNKEIGSSLTNENGEYFFTMHGGKYILNVKKKGYVEVSENIDLGISEAETIILEKGYLLKK; translated from the coding sequence ATGAAGAAAATTGTTTTACTGTCACTTTTTTTAAGTCTCTCCTTTTTAACATACTCTCAAAAGGAAAAAAAAGGTAATGTATTTTCTAATACTGCCGATGAGGCAAAACTATTCTCTGCAAAACAAAAAATGCTTTCAGGAGATTATCTTAGCGCGTTAAACACCTTTCGTGAAGTAGAAAAAAATAACCAAACGGATGCTTCTGTTAAATATTATGTAGGGGTTTGCTATTTTAACTTGGGCAAAATAGATAACGCAAAAAACAGTTTTATAAAAGCTATTGAAATAAATGTTGACGTGAAACCAGAAACGCATTTTTATTTAGGAAGAACTTACCAGATAGAAGATGAGGTTGATAGTGCCATCATAGAATTTAAGCTCTTTAAAACCTTACCTTTAAATGATAAAGAACTGCTGGAAGATGCAGCAACGTATCTGAGCCAGTCTGAAAACGCAAAACTATTAATGGCACATCCTGTTCCGGTTGTTATTACAAATCTTGGCGAGGAAATAAACAGTAAATACGATGATAAAAATCCTTGTATTACGGCCGATGGAAACAGAATTGTTTTCACCACACGTCGTCCTGAAACCACAAACGATCCTACCGATGTTGAAGGAGATGGTAAGTACTTTGAAAACATTTACACAACAACACTCGACTCAACCGGAAACTTCACAAAAGCAGTAAGTATTGGAAACACTATAAACACAAAGGCACACGATGCTGTTACCAGTATCTCTCCAGATGGAAAACAGATTTTTATTTATTTTAATGACATGAATAGTCCTGCCAAACGCGGAGGAAGTGTTTTTGTAAGCAAGGTATTAAACGACAAATGGAAAGCTCCCGTAAGTCTCGGTAAACCTATAAATTCTTCGTATTGGGAAGGAGGCGCCTGCATTTCAGCCGACGGTAAACGTTATTTTTTTAGTAGCGAACGAAAAGGAAGTTATGGCGGCAGCGACATTTGGATGGTACATAAAAAAAACAAAAGTGAGTGGGGAGAACCCGTAAATCTTGGTCCCGAAATTAATACCGTTTACGATGAAGCAGGCATGTTTTTGGCTCCAGATGGAAAAACACTTTTCTTTTGTAGCAACGGTCCAAAAAGTATGGGTGGTTACGATGTTCTAAAAACTGTATTTGAAAATGGAAAATGGAGTTCGCCAGTGAATGTTGGGTATCCTATAAATAGTAGTGGTAAAGAAGGTCAACTTACGATCAGTGCTGATGCCAAATTTGCTTATGTGTCGAGTAATCGTAAAGGAGGATTTGGAGAAAACGATATTTATAAAATTGACTTAAAAGATTATGCAATACTTGAGCCGGATGGTAAAAAGAAAACAAGTAACGGTTTAAGTATTTTAAAAGGTACTATTCGTGAAGGAAACGAAGGGTACGGAATTCAAGATGTAGAAGTGATAGTAAAAGATGAACAAAACAAAGAAATAGGGTCTTCTCTAACGAATGAAAATGGTGAATATTTTTTCACCATGCATGGCGGCAAGTATATTTTAAATGTAAAGAAAAAGGGATACGTTGAAGTATCTGAAAACATTGACCTTGGAATAAGTGAGGCAGAAACCATCATTTTAGAAAAGGGTTATCTCCTTAAAAAATAA